In Pleurocapsa sp. PCC 7319, the following are encoded in one genomic region:
- a CDS encoding response regulator transcription factor — protein sequence MIKTLIVDDQNTVRQILRNYLENEVDISIVGFATDGQAALKQLETLKPDVIVMDIEMSMMDGFAAAQIIREQYLSTKIIFFTNFDDINYFNQALKAGANGYLLKRSSPEEIKSAIRTVYYGSFHLNTGLLKKYLDNVSRTSSNSPEIAKLQEMLSQQSSLIRGLIPKSQHKIIESQQPTEELDIKTELARIGKKIRILERTIDDQTRFLNRYYPKYKTEKNKLKKIKKIFLIWLSILSFLEIFSIFYLFHYHL from the coding sequence ATGATTAAAACACTGATAGTTGATGACCAAAATACAGTTAGACAAATCTTAAGAAACTATCTAGAGAATGAAGTAGATATATCAATTGTGGGATTTGCTACTGATGGACAAGCGGCACTCAAACAGTTAGAAACTTTAAAGCCTGATGTGATCGTCATGGATATTGAAATGTCCATGATGGATGGATTTGCTGCCGCACAAATTATTAGAGAGCAATACTTATCAACCAAAATTATCTTTTTTACTAATTTTGATGATATCAACTATTTTAATCAAGCGTTAAAAGCGGGAGCAAATGGCTACTTATTAAAAAGAAGTTCTCCTGAAGAAATTAAAAGTGCTATTCGTACTGTCTATTATGGTTCTTTTCATCTTAATACGGGTTTGTTAAAGAAATATCTTGATAACGTTTCCCGGACCAGCTCTAATTCACCTGAGATTGCCAAACTGCAAGAAATGCTCAGTCAGCAATCATCTTTGATTAGAGGACTTATTCCTAAATCACAACATAAAATTATTGAATCTCAACAACCTACAGAAGAGCTTGATATAAAAACAGAATTAGCAAGAATTGGCAAGAAAATTCGTATTCTAGAAAGAACAATTGACGATCAGACAAGATTTTTAAATAGATATTATCCCAAATACAAAACTGAAAAAAATAAGCTAAAAAAGATTAAAAAAATCTTTTTAATTTGGCTCTCTATATTATCATTTCTAGAGATTTTTTCAATTTTTTATTTGTTTCATTATCATCTGTAA
- a CDS encoding Hsp20/alpha crystallin family protein: MALIRYNPWQEVNSLQRQLNRLFDDTLSSENGGNFSNLSKIPAAELSETDDALHLKIEIPGMEAKDLDIQVMADQVAIAGERKSETKSEAKGVTRSEFSYGKFSRVIPLPSRIQNTNVTADYKDGILNLTLPKSEDEKNKVVKVNLD, encoded by the coding sequence ATGGCTTTAATTCGCTATAATCCTTGGCAAGAAGTTAATTCTTTACAACGTCAACTAAATCGTTTATTCGACGATACATTAAGTTCAGAAAACGGGGGGAATTTTAGTAATTTATCAAAAATTCCAGCCGCTGAATTATCCGAAACAGATGATGCTCTTCATCTCAAAATAGAAATTCCTGGTATGGAAGCCAAAGATCTAGATATTCAAGTGATGGCAGATCAAGTGGCGATCGCAGGAGAACGTAAATCGGAAACTAAATCTGAAGCTAAAGGTGTAACTCGTTCTGAATTCAGTTACGGTAAATTCTCCAGAGTAATCCCTCTACCCTCTCGCATTCAAAATACTAACGTTACCGCAGATTATAAAGACGGTATTCTCAATCTAACTCTTCCCAAGTCGGAAGATGAAAAGAACAAAGTAGTAAAAGTGAACCTCGACTAA